The following are encoded in a window of Sphaerisporangium siamense genomic DNA:
- a CDS encoding sirohydrochlorin chelatase — MNDGHHVPQELPVRERSFRTSSGRHRRPVPAHLPPDAPALVLAAPGIGGDVATAVKTIVSVDHPQLDVRLVNLGDSKASLAETLTECAAERPAGAPAAIVVPLVTGPHQQVYRAVREAVAESDVVTTIADPLGPHPLLAEALHVKLSESGLARADRMRLFNIAAPVDGIIVATVGGPEAVRAADATVVLLAARLTLPVVAASLDASPGVGDAAQRLRNIGASRLALAPFLIGPEVDPHKITKAAESVGAGCSDPIGAHSAVAQLVALSYGSSLTGVDPE; from the coding sequence GTGAACGATGGCCACCACGTCCCACAGGAGCTCCCGGTCCGCGAACGCTCGTTCCGGACCAGCTCCGGCAGGCACCGGCGCCCGGTGCCCGCGCACCTGCCTCCGGACGCGCCCGCCCTGGTGCTGGCCGCGCCCGGCATCGGCGGCGACGTCGCGACGGCCGTCAAGACCATCGTCAGCGTCGATCACCCGCAGCTCGACGTGCGCCTGGTCAACCTGGGCGACTCCAAGGCCAGCCTGGCCGAGACGCTCACCGAATGCGCCGCCGAACGGCCCGCCGGAGCACCGGCCGCCATCGTCGTCCCCCTGGTCACCGGCCCGCACCAGCAGGTCTACCGCGCCGTACGGGAGGCCGTCGCCGAGAGCGACGTCGTGACGACGATCGCCGACCCTCTCGGGCCGCACCCGCTGCTCGCCGAGGCCCTGCACGTCAAGCTCTCCGAGAGCGGGCTGGCCCGCGCCGACCGCATGCGCCTGTTCAACATCGCCGCCCCGGTGGACGGCATCATCGTGGCCACGGTCGGCGGTCCCGAGGCCGTCCGCGCCGCCGACGCCACGGTGGTCCTGCTGGCGGCGCGGCTCACGCTGCCCGTGGTGGCCGCCTCGCTGGACGCCTCCCCCGGCGTCGGGGACGCCGCCCAGCGGCTGCGCAACATCGGCGCCTCCCGCCTGGCGCTCGCCCCCTTCCTGATCGGCCCGGAGGTCGACCCGCACAAGATCACCAAGGCGGCCGAGTCCGTGGGCGCGGGCTGCTCCGACCCCATCGGCGCGCACAGCGCGGTCGCCCAGCTCGTCGCGCTCAGCTACGGAAGCTCCCTCACCGGCGTCGACCCCGAATAG